A window of Sphingobacterium sp. SRCM116780 contains these coding sequences:
- the atpC gene encoding ATP synthase F1 subunit epsilon, translating to MKLSIITPDKIVFEGEATAVTVPGTSGSFQILKDHAAIISTLEDGNVIIQQGKDEQTLTIKGGVVEAKNNVVTVLAEGILEA from the coding sequence ATGAAATTATCTATTATCACTCCAGACAAAATAGTATTTGAAGGTGAGGCAACTGCGGTAACTGTTCCAGGTACTTCAGGTTCTTTTCAAATTTTAAAAGATCACGCTGCTATCATTTCTACTTTGGAAGACGGAAATGTAATTATTCAGCAAGGTAAAGACGAGCAAACTTTAACCATCAAAGGTGGTGTGGTAGAAGCTAAAAATAATGTCGTTACTGTTTTAGCAGAAGGAATTCTTGAAGCATAA
- the atpD gene encoding F0F1 ATP synthase subunit beta: MPNIGKIAQIIGPVVDVNFADNENLPRIYDALIIERENGQRVVLEVQQHLGEERVRTISMDATEGLVRGMKVVDTGAPIKMPIGEEIKGRVFNVVGDAIDGIKNLDKTNGRSIHNVPPKFEDLSTETEVLFTGIKVIDLLEPYSKGGKIGLFGGAGVGKTVLIQELINNIAKGHGGLSVFAGVGERTREGNDLLREMLESGIIKYGEHFMEEMEKGQWPLDAIDSELMKESKCTFVFGQMNEPPGARARVALSGLTIAEYFRDGEEDGKGKDVLFFIDNIFRFTQAGSEVSALLGRMPSAVGYQPTLATEMGLMQERITSTKHGSITSVQAVYVPADDLTDPAPATTFAHLDATTVLSRKIAELGIYPAVDPLDSTSRILSPTVLGDEHYNTAQRVKEILQRYKELQDIIAILGMDELSEEDKLTVQRARRVQRFLSQPFHVAEQFTGLKGVLVDIKDTIKGFNMIIDGQVDEYPEAAFNLVGSIEEAIEKGKKLLAEAV; encoded by the coding sequence CAGTGGTTGACGTCAACTTCGCCGACAATGAAAATCTACCTAGAATTTACGATGCCTTGATTATCGAAAGAGAAAATGGTCAACGTGTCGTTTTAGAGGTTCAACAACACTTAGGTGAGGAACGTGTTCGTACAATTTCTATGGATGCAACCGAAGGTTTGGTCCGTGGAATGAAAGTTGTCGATACAGGTGCTCCTATCAAAATGCCTATTGGTGAAGAAATTAAAGGCCGTGTATTCAACGTTGTGGGTGATGCCATTGACGGGATCAAAAATTTAGATAAAACTAATGGTCGTTCGATCCATAATGTACCACCTAAATTTGAAGATTTATCAACTGAAACGGAAGTTCTTTTCACAGGTATTAAAGTAATCGATTTATTGGAGCCTTATTCCAAAGGTGGTAAAATTGGATTATTTGGTGGTGCTGGTGTAGGAAAAACGGTATTAATCCAAGAGTTAATTAATAATATCGCAAAAGGACATGGTGGTTTATCTGTGTTTGCTGGTGTAGGTGAACGTACACGTGAAGGTAATGACTTATTACGTGAGATGTTGGAGTCTGGCATTATCAAATATGGTGAGCACTTCATGGAAGAGATGGAAAAAGGTCAATGGCCTTTAGATGCTATCGATTCTGAATTGATGAAAGAATCGAAATGTACTTTCGTATTCGGTCAAATGAACGAGCCTCCGGGTGCACGTGCACGTGTTGCTTTATCAGGTTTGACTATTGCTGAATATTTCCGTGATGGAGAAGAAGATGGTAAAGGTAAAGACGTATTGTTCTTTATCGATAATATCTTCCGTTTTACGCAAGCGGGTTCAGAAGTATCTGCCTTATTAGGTCGTATGCCTTCTGCGGTAGGTTACCAACCAACGTTAGCAACGGAGATGGGTTTAATGCAAGAGCGTATTACCTCTACTAAACACGGATCTATTACTTCAGTTCAAGCGGTATACGTACCTGCCGATGATTTAACTGACCCTGCTCCTGCGACAACTTTCGCCCATTTAGATGCAACAACAGTATTATCTCGTAAAATTGCTGAGCTAGGTATTTACCCTGCGGTAGATCCATTAGATTCAACATCTCGTATCTTGAGCCCTACAGTTTTAGGTGATGAGCACTATAACACAGCACAACGCGTAAAAGAAATCTTACAACGTTATAAAGAATTACAAGATATCATCGCCATCTTAGGTATGGACGAGTTATCAGAAGAGGATAAATTAACGGTACAACGCGCACGTCGTGTACAACGTTTCTTATCTCAACCATTCCACGTTGCAGAACAATTTACAGGTTTGAAAGGTGTGTTAGTAGATATTAAAGACACCATCAAAGGATTTAACATGATTATTGATGGTCAAGTTGACGAATATCCTGAAGCAGCTTTCAACTTAGTCGGTAGCATCGAAGAGGCTATTGAAAAAGGTAAAAAATTATTGGCTGAAGCAGTTTAA